Proteins from a single region of Mytilus trossulus isolate FHL-02 chromosome 2, PNRI_Mtr1.1.1.hap1, whole genome shotgun sequence:
- the LOC134707764 gene encoding equilibrative nucleobase transporter 1-like isoform X1: MATCNCLLLLFIFVAILESLLFAVIYAGWSSYVYILIDYGFYIDLCETNKLSTNIVGNNSVSLMLTNSPKVSDNNSDSFYTVIDEQNLSKYSLENTTIQRHSCKEQQEQLHLLYSISMVPIFILSLCWGPLIYKFGVTGPKILSIIITCCGCLFLGFVNRDMPLLIVPGMVCVGVGGICLLTINLKISSLLTIGSGLYIAILSGACDSSVITFRIIKVFHDYGVPYRYPFIGFVILHIIVAGSSLLLHRKFDIKPKDEQISEITDEINSNNTETLLEKEKVLDFSFERSYNKNQENYTVKKCPSLKDSLCCLPTISFLFIMSVFMLNFLYYIGTINSRLQNAVPDQVSYFTNVLSYIMFSGIVTAFLPGSMAEWQRKLFKGRNVIQRALLPNILPLTIVSVLGIVLHILSFFTSETTLYIEFVVFTVFRSFLFSSAMLFVVSAYPPKHINVIFPLGLCTGGIFSLSQYAIFLWYNQSTNAQFQVKIFMILLLVTSLVHPLILFITAKSACKKKDTEGKSFVTSRVKTTDL; this comes from the exons ATGGCAACATGTAACTGCCtattacttctttttatttttgttgcaatACTTGAATCATTGTTGTTTGCAGTTATATATGCTGGATGGAgttcttatgtttatattttgattgattatggATTTTACATCGATTTGTGTGAAACTAACAAACTTTCCACTAACATAGTAGGAAATAATTCGGTTTCTTTGATGTTGACTAACTCGCCAAAAGTTTCGGATAATAATTCTGACAGTTTTTACACTGTGATAGATGAACAGAACTTATCAAAATATTCTTTAGAAAATACAACGATACAAAGACATTCATGCAAAGAGCAGCAAGAACAGTTGCACCTTCTGTATTCCATATCTATGGTTCCCATCTTTATACTGTCATTATGTTGGGGCCCTCTGATATATAAATTTGGAGTAACAGGTCCAAAAATCCTATCAAT aataataACATGCTGTGGTTGCTTATTTCTTGGTTTTGTAAATCGAG ACATGCCACTTCTGATTGTACCTGGTATGGTGTGTGTTGGAGTTGGTGGAATATGCTTGTTGACAATAAATCTAAAG ATAAGTTCCCTTTTAACCATTGGATCTGGATTATATATTGCTATTCTTAGTGGTGCTTGTGATTCCTCGGTTATTACATTTCGGATAATAAAA GTTTTCCATGACTATGGTGTTCCATATAGATATCCATTTATTGGGTTTGTCATATTACATATCATCGTCGCTGGAAGTAGTCTTCTGCTGCATAGAAAATTTGACATTAAACCGAAAGATGAACAGATATCAGAAATAACTGATGAAATAAATTCCAATAATACAGAAACTTTATTGGAAAAAGAAAAAG tgctagatttctcgtttgaaaggtcatacaataaaaaccaagaaaattatACTGTGAAGAAATGTCCATCTTTGAAAGACAGTTTATGTTGCCTGCCGACTATTTCCTTCCTGTTCATTATGTCagttttcatgttgaatttCCTGTACTACATTGGAACAATTAATAGTAGATTACAGAATGCAGTTCCCGACCAAG tcAGTTATTTCACCAATGTCTTATCCTATATCATGTTCAGTGGTATAGTGACAGCATTCCTGCCAGGGAGTATGGCAGAATGGCAGAGGAAGTTATTCAAAG gTAGAAATGTTATACAAAGAGCGCTATTGCCAAACATTCTGCCATTAACTATTGTCAGTGTATTGGGAATAGTGCTTCACATTTTATCGTTCTTCACATCAGAAACAACGCTGTATATCGAATTTGTTGTATTCACAGTATTTCGTTCATTTCTGTTCAGTTCAGCCATGTTATTTGTTGTTTCAGC ATATCCAccaaaacatatcaatgttaTATTTCCATTGGGCTTGTGTACTGGAGGAATATTTTCCTTGTCACAGTACGCTATTTTTCTGTGGTACAACCAATCTACTAATGCACAATTCCAG GTtaaaatattcatgatattgttaTTAGTGACGTCACTTGTACATCCACTCATATTATTCATTACTGCGAAAAGTGCATGCAAGAAAAAAGATACCGAAGGCAAATCATTTGTTACATCCAGAGTGAAGACCACGGACTTGTAA
- the LOC134707764 gene encoding equilibrative nucleobase transporter 1-like isoform X2, with product MVPIFILSLCWGPLIYKFGVTGPKILSIIITCCGCLFLGFVNRDMPLLIVPGMVCVGVGGICLLTINLKISSLLTIGSGLYIAILSGACDSSVITFRIIKVFHDYGVPYRYPFIGFVILHIIVAGSSLLLHRKFDIKPKDEQISEITDEINSNNTETLLEKEKVLDFSFERSYNKNQENYTVKKCPSLKDSLCCLPTISFLFIMSVFMLNFLYYIGTINSRLQNAVPDQVSYFTNVLSYIMFSGIVTAFLPGSMAEWQRKLFKGRNVIQRALLPNILPLTIVSVLGIVLHILSFFTSETTLYIEFVVFTVFRSFLFSSAMLFVVSAYPPKHINVIFPLGLCTGGIFSLSQYAIFLWYNQSTNAQFQVKIFMILLLVTSLVHPLILFITAKSACKKKDTEGKSFVTSRVKTTDL from the exons aataataACATGCTGTGGTTGCTTATTTCTTGGTTTTGTAAATCGAG ACATGCCACTTCTGATTGTACCTGGTATGGTGTGTGTTGGAGTTGGTGGAATATGCTTGTTGACAATAAATCTAAAG ATAAGTTCCCTTTTAACCATTGGATCTGGATTATATATTGCTATTCTTAGTGGTGCTTGTGATTCCTCGGTTATTACATTTCGGATAATAAAA GTTTTCCATGACTATGGTGTTCCATATAGATATCCATTTATTGGGTTTGTCATATTACATATCATCGTCGCTGGAAGTAGTCTTCTGCTGCATAGAAAATTTGACATTAAACCGAAAGATGAACAGATATCAGAAATAACTGATGAAATAAATTCCAATAATACAGAAACTTTATTGGAAAAAGAAAAAG tgctagatttctcgtttgaaaggtcatacaataaaaaccaagaaaattatACTGTGAAGAAATGTCCATCTTTGAAAGACAGTTTATGTTGCCTGCCGACTATTTCCTTCCTGTTCATTATGTCagttttcatgttgaatttCCTGTACTACATTGGAACAATTAATAGTAGATTACAGAATGCAGTTCCCGACCAAG tcAGTTATTTCACCAATGTCTTATCCTATATCATGTTCAGTGGTATAGTGACAGCATTCCTGCCAGGGAGTATGGCAGAATGGCAGAGGAAGTTATTCAAAG gTAGAAATGTTATACAAAGAGCGCTATTGCCAAACATTCTGCCATTAACTATTGTCAGTGTATTGGGAATAGTGCTTCACATTTTATCGTTCTTCACATCAGAAACAACGCTGTATATCGAATTTGTTGTATTCACAGTATTTCGTTCATTTCTGTTCAGTTCAGCCATGTTATTTGTTGTTTCAGC ATATCCAccaaaacatatcaatgttaTATTTCCATTGGGCTTGTGTACTGGAGGAATATTTTCCTTGTCACAGTACGCTATTTTTCTGTGGTACAACCAATCTACTAATGCACAATTCCAG GTtaaaatattcatgatattgttaTTAGTGACGTCACTTGTACATCCACTCATATTATTCATTACTGCGAAAAGTGCATGCAAGAAAAAAGATACCGAAGGCAAATCATTTGTTACATCCAGAGTGAAGACCACGGACTTGTAA
- the LOC134707762 gene encoding uncharacterized protein LOC134707762 isoform X2: METSELDFSCENIGVNLRNQDINSEMDDENRFEMYITPYNDGTPDSLNDSDSGCVFNSHKPQTWSADALSTKMTNSRIANHFQNSTITGTKNKNQFSSYSKLLYNKIRKQPKAVSGMCNQMTSELLPFPISLVMTHPTFEFMEIRLPLLHTFTDSTTSTTHIVIDEHGLLEGQQFKYKQPLSEIDIVISPANETLLEELKYSLTSEDFQLTIRQHCYRNDLTGTEKDKNLYKMAEKECSLLSAPDNIKQDIIIQNQDVVDNLMKKRNDFCGEHFYTLPPGKLLIGRSSSGEWLISCSQPNKTGKFKDTMIPKWPRKENIPQEKLYSDSLQNIEKEKTKAALSTKSKSPQKDPSSSSFICIENPSCMTKENFPCYKESVVKESTNKTKNYQPTIEQENPTDTIVTCIQPIPVMMVCKEGESLKVIQVPVKTENQLVEENNSYHSNTCESIDSEGTTKVKVEPVDTGYDTGQTCGKEIGDENSPLIMRFPNLKQFVSHEHDEKKHTSNSAESTVGHKRKSPEDDHQYIKKCISVPLQADLIAYNSSHSEEKACTSLLEDNYSDLEAEEDSETSRSGQEPLGIRFPVMNDREIDALMDIETTREWLKQREFDPNFEDLSVKLLDERLEKFYAELRTADGKLYATNSFRGIRASINRHLTTYPCNRSLSLFTDHEFHKSNNVFKAMMRKIKMEVVKKTLPPPISGEDMTKLTRSPVLTINTPKGLQNKVWLDLTLNFTYKNCLKQRDYRTHMFVFKTDDNGMEYVEIKDPNRQPGEVSPKMVATRDIYCPVASLMKYLTKRNKASEDFFQQPRCQKSMTDDSWYTSRPLGERQLANMMKNISKEAGLSRVYSNVVLKETILNSLLYMPMQPDKVQKFLVQSTPLFIFNSNENNIINI; encoded by the exons ATGGAAACCAGTGAACTAGATTTCTCTTGTGAGAACATTGGTGTTAATTTAAGGAATCAAGACATCAACAGTGAAATGGACGATGAAAATAGATTTGAAATGTATATTACACCATATAATGATGGGACACCTGACAGTTTGAATGACTCTGACAGTGGATGTGTGTTCAATTCTCATAAACCACAAACTTGGTCTGCAGATGCTTTAtctacaaaaatgacaaatagtCGAATTGCTAATCATTTTCAGAACAGTACTATAACTggtactaaaaataaaaatcagttttctAGTTATTCGAaacttttatacaataaaataagaAAGCAACCAAAAGCTGTATCAGGGATGTGTAATCAGATGACATCTGAATTACTTCCCTTTCCAATATCACTTGTAATGACTCATccaacatttgaattcatggaAATAAGGCTACCTTTACTACACACTTTCACAGACTCAACAACGAGTACTACTCATATAGTTATAGACGAACATGGCCTTTTAGAAGGTCAgcaatttaaatataaacagcCATTGTCTGAAATAGATATTGTTATTAGTCCAGCAAATGAAACTTTACTTGAGGAGTTGAAATATAGCCTTACTAGTGAGGACTTTCAGCTTACAATAAGACAACATTGTTATCGCAATGATCTTACTGGTAcggaaaaagataaaaatttatataaaatggcGGAAAAAGAGTGCTCGTTACTATCAGCCCCTGACAATATTAAACAGGATATAATAATTCAGAATCAAGATGTGGTTGACAATTTAATGAAGAAAAGAAATGACTTTTGCGGGGAACATTTTTATACCCTACCTCCTGGGAAACTTTTGATTGGTCGATCTTCAAGTGGTGAATGGTTGATTAGTTGTTCGCAGCCTAATAAAACTGGTAAATTCAAAGACACCATGATTCCAAAATGGCCAAGAAAGGAAAATATACCTCAAGAAAAACTCTATTCCGatagtttacaaaatattgaaaaagagaAGACTAAAGCTGCATTAAGTACTAAGTCAAAGTCTCCTCAGAAAGACCCATCATCCAGTAGTTTCATTTGTATTGAAAATCCTAGTTGTATGACGAAAGAGAATTTTCCCTGTTATAAAGAATCAGTAGTGAAAGAAAGTACaa ATAAGACAAAGAATTACCAACCAACAATAGAACAAGAAAACCCAACGGACACAATTGTTACTTGTATTCAACCAATACCAGTAATGATGGTGTGTAAAGAAGGAGAGTCATTGAAAGTTATACAGGTACCAGTTAAAACAGAAAACCAGCTAGTTGAGGAAAATAACAGTTACCACTCAAATACATGTGAAAGTATTGATAGTGAAGGGACAACTAAAGTGAAAGTAGAACCAGTTGATACTGGTTATGATACAGGTCAGACATGTGGTAAAGAAATAGGAGATGAGAATTCTCCTCTGATTATGAGATTTCCCAATTTAAAACAGTTTGTTAgccatgaacatgatgaaaagaAACATACATCAAACAGTGCAGAATCTACAGTTGGCCACAAAAGAAAGTCACCAGAAGATGACCATCAGTATATTAAGAAATGTATTTCA gTTCCCTTACAAGCAGATCTGATTGCATACAACAGTTCCCACTCAGaagaaaaag CTTGTACCAGTCTGTTAGAGGACAACTACTCTGATTTGGAAGCAGAGGAGGATTCAGAGACCAGTAGAAGTGGACAGGAACCCCTTGGTATAAGATTTCCTGTAATGAATGACAGGGAAATAGATGCCTTGATGGACATTGAAACAACAAGAG AATGGTTGAAACAAAGGGaatttgatccaaattttgaagatttatccGTAAAACTTCTTGATGAAAGACTTGAAAAATTTTATGCTGAATTAAGAACAGCTGATGGTAAATTATACGCAACAAACTCATTCCGAGGCATCAGAGCTTCCATTAACCGTCACCTGACTACTTACCCTTGTAATAGGTCATTATCCTTATTCACTGATCATGAATTTCATAAATCAAACAATGTCTTCAAAGCTATGATGCGGAAAATAAAAATGGAAGTTGTGAAGAAAACCTTACCACCCCCAATTTCAGGAGAAGACATGACAAAGTTAACAAGATCACCAGTTTTAACCATCAACACTCCAAAAGGATTGCAGAACAAAGTGTGGCTTGATTTGACTCTtaattttacatacaaaaattGTCTAAAACAACGTGATTATAGAActcatatgtttgtttttaagacTGATGACAATGGAATGGAATATGTAGAGATAAAGGATCCGAATAGACAACCTGGTGAAGTCAGTCCAAAAATGGTCGCAActagagacatttattgtccaGTTGCCTCCTTGATGAAATACTTAACAAAGCGTAATAAAGCTTCTGAAGACTTCTTCCAACAACCTAGGTGTCAGAAATCTATGACTGATGACAGTTGGTACACATCACGTCCCTTAGGGGAAAGACAACTTGCAAATATGATGAAGAATATCTCAAAAGAAGCAGGGCTTAGTCGTGTTTATTCTAATGTAGTGCTGAAGGAAACTATATTAAATTCTTTACTTTACATGCCTATGCAACCTGACAAAGTACAGAAGTTCTTAGTTCAGTCTAcacctttatttatatttaattcaaatgagaataatattattaacatttaa
- the LOC134707762 gene encoding uncharacterized protein LOC134707762 isoform X1 → METSELDFSCENIGVNLRNQDINSEMDDENRFEMYITPYNDGTPDSLNDSDSGCVFNSHKPQTWSADALSTKMTNSRIANHFQNSTITGTKNKNQFSSYSKLLYNKIRKQPKAVSGMCNQMTSELLPFPISLVMTHPTFEFMEIRLPLLHTFTDSTTSTTHIVIDEHGLLEGQQFKYKQPLSEIDIVISPANETLLEELKYSLTSEDFQLTIRQHCYRNDLTGTEKDKNLYKMAEKECSLLSAPDNIKQDIIIQNQDVVDNLMKKRNDFCGEHFYTLPPGKLLIGRSSSGEWLISCSQPNKTGKFKDTMIPKWPRKENIPQEKLYSDSLQNIEKEKTKAALSTKSKSPQKDPSSSSFICIENPSCMTKENFPCYKESVVKESTNKTKNYQPTIEQENPTDTIVTCIQPIPVMMVCKEGESLKVIQVPVKTENQLVEENNSYHSNTCESIDSEGTTKVKVEPVDTGYDTGQTCGKEIGDENSPLIMRFPNLKQFVSHEHDEKKHTSNSAESTVGHKRKSPEDDHQYIKKCISVPLQADLIAYNSSHSEEKACTSLLEDNYSDLEAEEDSETSRSGQEPLGIRFPVMNDREIDALMDIETTRGTNRQTRWGVSTFKEWLKQREFDPNFEDLSVKLLDERLEKFYAELRTADGKLYATNSFRGIRASINRHLTTYPCNRSLSLFTDHEFHKSNNVFKAMMRKIKMEVVKKTLPPPISGEDMTKLTRSPVLTINTPKGLQNKVWLDLTLNFTYKNCLKQRDYRTHMFVFKTDDNGMEYVEIKDPNRQPGEVSPKMVATRDIYCPVASLMKYLTKRNKASEDFFQQPRCQKSMTDDSWYTSRPLGERQLANMMKNISKEAGLSRVYSNVVLKETILNSLLYMPMQPDKVQKFLVQSTPLFIFNSNENNIINI, encoded by the exons ATGGAAACCAGTGAACTAGATTTCTCTTGTGAGAACATTGGTGTTAATTTAAGGAATCAAGACATCAACAGTGAAATGGACGATGAAAATAGATTTGAAATGTATATTACACCATATAATGATGGGACACCTGACAGTTTGAATGACTCTGACAGTGGATGTGTGTTCAATTCTCATAAACCACAAACTTGGTCTGCAGATGCTTTAtctacaaaaatgacaaatagtCGAATTGCTAATCATTTTCAGAACAGTACTATAACTggtactaaaaataaaaatcagttttctAGTTATTCGAaacttttatacaataaaataagaAAGCAACCAAAAGCTGTATCAGGGATGTGTAATCAGATGACATCTGAATTACTTCCCTTTCCAATATCACTTGTAATGACTCATccaacatttgaattcatggaAATAAGGCTACCTTTACTACACACTTTCACAGACTCAACAACGAGTACTACTCATATAGTTATAGACGAACATGGCCTTTTAGAAGGTCAgcaatttaaatataaacagcCATTGTCTGAAATAGATATTGTTATTAGTCCAGCAAATGAAACTTTACTTGAGGAGTTGAAATATAGCCTTACTAGTGAGGACTTTCAGCTTACAATAAGACAACATTGTTATCGCAATGATCTTACTGGTAcggaaaaagataaaaatttatataaaatggcGGAAAAAGAGTGCTCGTTACTATCAGCCCCTGACAATATTAAACAGGATATAATAATTCAGAATCAAGATGTGGTTGACAATTTAATGAAGAAAAGAAATGACTTTTGCGGGGAACATTTTTATACCCTACCTCCTGGGAAACTTTTGATTGGTCGATCTTCAAGTGGTGAATGGTTGATTAGTTGTTCGCAGCCTAATAAAACTGGTAAATTCAAAGACACCATGATTCCAAAATGGCCAAGAAAGGAAAATATACCTCAAGAAAAACTCTATTCCGatagtttacaaaatattgaaaaagagaAGACTAAAGCTGCATTAAGTACTAAGTCAAAGTCTCCTCAGAAAGACCCATCATCCAGTAGTTTCATTTGTATTGAAAATCCTAGTTGTATGACGAAAGAGAATTTTCCCTGTTATAAAGAATCAGTAGTGAAAGAAAGTACaa ATAAGACAAAGAATTACCAACCAACAATAGAACAAGAAAACCCAACGGACACAATTGTTACTTGTATTCAACCAATACCAGTAATGATGGTGTGTAAAGAAGGAGAGTCATTGAAAGTTATACAGGTACCAGTTAAAACAGAAAACCAGCTAGTTGAGGAAAATAACAGTTACCACTCAAATACATGTGAAAGTATTGATAGTGAAGGGACAACTAAAGTGAAAGTAGAACCAGTTGATACTGGTTATGATACAGGTCAGACATGTGGTAAAGAAATAGGAGATGAGAATTCTCCTCTGATTATGAGATTTCCCAATTTAAAACAGTTTGTTAgccatgaacatgatgaaaagaAACATACATCAAACAGTGCAGAATCTACAGTTGGCCACAAAAGAAAGTCACCAGAAGATGACCATCAGTATATTAAGAAATGTATTTCA gTTCCCTTACAAGCAGATCTGATTGCATACAACAGTTCCCACTCAGaagaaaaag CTTGTACCAGTCTGTTAGAGGACAACTACTCTGATTTGGAAGCAGAGGAGGATTCAGAGACCAGTAGAAGTGGACAGGAACCCCTTGGTATAAGATTTCCTGTAATGAATGACAGGGAAATAGATGCCTTGATGGACATTGAAACAACAAGAGGTACAAATAGGCAAACAAGATGGGGAGTTAGTACATTCAAGG AATGGTTGAAACAAAGGGaatttgatccaaattttgaagatttatccGTAAAACTTCTTGATGAAAGACTTGAAAAATTTTATGCTGAATTAAGAACAGCTGATGGTAAATTATACGCAACAAACTCATTCCGAGGCATCAGAGCTTCCATTAACCGTCACCTGACTACTTACCCTTGTAATAGGTCATTATCCTTATTCACTGATCATGAATTTCATAAATCAAACAATGTCTTCAAAGCTATGATGCGGAAAATAAAAATGGAAGTTGTGAAGAAAACCTTACCACCCCCAATTTCAGGAGAAGACATGACAAAGTTAACAAGATCACCAGTTTTAACCATCAACACTCCAAAAGGATTGCAGAACAAAGTGTGGCTTGATTTGACTCTtaattttacatacaaaaattGTCTAAAACAACGTGATTATAGAActcatatgtttgtttttaagacTGATGACAATGGAATGGAATATGTAGAGATAAAGGATCCGAATAGACAACCTGGTGAAGTCAGTCCAAAAATGGTCGCAActagagacatttattgtccaGTTGCCTCCTTGATGAAATACTTAACAAAGCGTAATAAAGCTTCTGAAGACTTCTTCCAACAACCTAGGTGTCAGAAATCTATGACTGATGACAGTTGGTACACATCACGTCCCTTAGGGGAAAGACAACTTGCAAATATGATGAAGAATATCTCAAAAGAAGCAGGGCTTAGTCGTGTTTATTCTAATGTAGTGCTGAAGGAAACTATATTAAATTCTTTACTTTACATGCCTATGCAACCTGACAAAGTACAGAAGTTCTTAGTTCAGTCTAcacctttatttatatttaattcaaatgagaataatattattaacatttaa